In Homo sapiens chromosome 8, GRCh38.p14 Primary Assembly, the genomic window AAGCACAGCTGGCGGAGAATTCCCACGGCTCTCAGTGGATTCGCTTTTCCAGAGCTGTTCTCAAGCAAAGTTGTCATTTTTGCCaaactttgtttttactttttagactGTTCTGAAAGAGATAAATTGAAAAACACAGAGAGACAATTTTCCTTCTCAGAAGATACACATAGCTACCCAAATTCAGACTTGTAACTTTTCAAACTAGTGAAGTAATAAACTATTTATCAGtactataaaaataacaaagacgAACTTCTGGCTTTACTCTTTAGAGTAGATTATGTTCCATTCTGATTTTACTTGGGTTCCTATCTCAAATTTCAAGCAAATATCAAGATGAtcattaagaaatttaaatagtACCTAGAAATTAGTTTGGTCTGCAGCTCAATGCACTAATTTCAATGCGGTGCTGTctgctgaatattttaaactcCTTTCAAAGCAGTAGGTGTATTCCCTCCCGCAGTAACAAAACGATATTCATCTTTACACAAGGTGCTCTGgcgtttataatttggtatccaACACCCGGCCGAGAATGTTCCCTTTCCTGATGCTTTGGCCAACCGGCCTCGATAAGCCAACCAGCCCAGAACCAGGGGCGCTGGGCTGGGTGTTCCTCGGGGACGGCGCCCACTGCCCGCTTGGTCCCTGGAGTGTCCCGAGCTGCCTCCCATACCCCTGCTGCGGACAGAGTGGGGGCAGTCCTCTGCCTCTGTTTCCCAACTGCTTTGGTAACTCAGTGACTCTCTGTGAAACTGCAGAGTCAGAGGACTTCCCTTCCGTAGTTTTCATTCTAAGCGGTCATCTGTGAGTCAGAAGATTTCGCCGTGGCCTGATTTCCCACCCTTTCTGCCCGCGCAAGCCGAAAGCGCTCATGTTGGCTTTTCCTTTGCCACTTTTCCAACTTGCCAGTTCCATCAGGAGCCCGGATCCTTGCCCAGCTTCTTGGCGGAGCCAAGTTCGAGCGCACAGATTTCCCGAGCTCCAGCGGCCAGGGGGCACTGTGTGAGCGGCTGACGTCACCCCTCCGCCCGGCCGAAACCAGGCGGCGGGATCCCACACAGTTGAGGAGAGGGAGCCGAGGCCGTGACTTAGGGCTGGCGACGATTAAACCAAGTAACGAGACACCGGGCAGATGTGTTTTCATTGCCCTGTAAGATAAATGCAGTGTTAAGTGCCTGACAACTTCCCAGAAGCAATCAGCAAAAGTTTACGAGTGCATAAACCTCAAAGACCATTCCCTATCGGTTGTTATAAGGCCGGTATTTAGAGCTTCCATAAATTCTTCGGCCTTTTCCCAAAGCAAAGTTTTCAGCGACTATTAAGCAGCCACCTCCTCCGGGAAGACTAGGGGGATTTTCTTGAATTACAAAAGGAAGAGGCTTTTGGCTCCTACCGAGTAAAATGAAGTTGTGCAAAAGTTTGTTCCAGAAGCTTGGATGgccagggagaggagggaggtggcAGGAGGTCGTGGAGATGGGGTCGGGAAGGGCCACGAGATGCGCTCAAGTGTTTGTTGCCTAAGGGCGAAAGACAAAGGTCCTGCGAAGATCCTGGGTCTAGCTGAGCTGGCAGGGCCTTTGCCGCCCTCAGTGTCGCCCCTGCTCTGCCATCCCGGCTCTGCCGCTCACAGCCCCGCATGGCACCCCCCACCAGTCCCTGACATGATCGATCCTTCgcccttcaaatgtccacttcgggCCGGCAAGAATCCTGGCGCCCCGCAGAAGGTGGCAGCCCACAAAAAGGGCAAGCTGGCTGGAGAACTAAGTCAGACATTGTGAGATGTGTCCCCATCCTGCCCAGAGCCACGACCGGGCCAGCCTCCGCCCTCCCGAAAGTGACCCAAGGACTTTGATAAGTTAGTGTCATGCATACACGACCCACCTATGTTTAGAGAGAACCTTTGTTTATGATCCCAGTGAAAACAAAGCTGCTAATTGAAAAACAATAACACTAGCGTGTCTTTAGCTTTCTAAAGGGAGAGGTTAACAGCTGCGAACGCCGGGGGAGGGACGGTGGGAGGGGTGCGGTGAGCGAGGGGCTGCCCTGCATGTAAACAGCCTCGGGGTCCCAGACGAGACAAGTGGGACCGCTCAAGCCTGCAGAACCCCCGGTCTCGGTCCCAGGCACAAGAGCCTCCCGTAGCCCCGCCTGATCTTTCTCAGTCTTTAGGTTCCAGGACATCCAAAGGAGCGTAGGTAACCGACGTCTACGTAGTATTTCTGTCCCCGGAAGACTGGATCTCAGGGAATTATTATGGAAGATACTGCTGAGCCCCTTTCATCCTTTCCAGGTGAAAATACAGACATTTTTGTGTCGCCCTCACCCTTCCTTTATGAAATAAGGTGCCCAACTGTTCTGATATTACCATTCAAAAACAGGTTCTGTGGCGAACCTCATTTGTGAATCTATTACAGAGATTAATagattatttctcctttttcaacTAATTCTCAGTGGGGAAATTTAACCATATGGTAAGGAGAGAATTAGAATTTCATCACATTAGAGCAAAATGTAATGAAAAGAGTCCAACACCTGGGGCCAACTCCGAAAGCCACAATTAAAAGGTTTTTAATGAAACCAGAGAAACCAAAAATTGCATAGTCTTCAGTACTTCTGCCATATAAGAAAGAGTTATTGGAAGGTGTTGGGAAATATTGTTTTTACTTATGTCATAAGGATGAAAACCAGCTGCTAAATACCATGTGTACCCAGAGACCGAACTCAGGAGTGAGATGACCGCGTGTACCAGTGCCCATCCGGAGAGGAGCACTTGTTTTTACATTCTCCCTTCCCGAACCCTCCAAGAACAACCGAGGCTGATCCAGATGTCCTTAAATGGCTTCCGggtaaataaatatgcataaatgCCTCACTTCGTGTGGGAGCGGATTTGACTCCTGGTGAAGTTGACTCTTTTGAAGCAATCAGATTTTCATCTTAAGGAAAGTTTGAGAAAccggtttgtttgtttgttttcttcctgtttaGGAAATTGTGTACTTCACAATTACCATCACTGTAACAGTTATTTGGAGACCACTGCAAAATCACTGCCaccccaccttaaaaaaaaatgggctgcATGATCACTTGctcttcattttgcttttttctttctttttttccaatctgGGTAGGAAATGGGCAGTGGCGGGTGTGGAAACGAGGCAGAGTGTTCGGGGGGACGACTGCTTTGCTCTCTGACCAGCTGAAAACCTAGAGTGAATTTTGGGCAAGCCAGCTGGGACACCACCTTCTCTCGGAAAGTCCCATCCCCAAATCCAGACCAGTCATCCTACGAACAGGGGTGGAGTATAATTCTCGCCCGGAAGGGTAATTTAGCACAAGCTGAGACAGCAGTGGCGAGGGAAGGgcagtggggggtggggtgcGGTGGGTGGGGGCGTCTGCTTTCCACAGGACTCCCAGGCTTCGCCGCCGATCTACAATTTGCTGAAGGAGCAAAGAACATCCTCGGCTCTAAGTAGGGCTTTTAGTGTGCTCATTGATGAGTGAAAGTCGCCACACATGTCAAGCTAAAGGCAGTTGTTGGGTTACTAACAGGACCCAGCGCCTTGCAAACATATGCGCTAAGCTGTGTATACAGATGGCAGGCAGAATAATGGAGCAGGCGCCTTTTATAAAGCTCTAGCTGCTGCCTGTCTTCAGACCTGGGAAATGAAACTATTCAGACTTGCGGCCAGATAGCGCCTGCGATTGTTTGTTACCGTTTTAATCCTATTAATTAAAACGTTAACCTGATTGGGTAGAAAGCGCTGTCCCAACAGGCGAGTCTTCTTCATAATAACCTACTCAGAGATAATGATGTAAAAGACTCCCCCGTCTGTGGCGGCGGCTGTTTGATGGGTCCGGAAATCTCTTGAAGGTGAATCCAAGCAAGATAAACGGTGCGGAGAGGAGGCGCGGGGCTGGGCTcagagcggcggcggcggcggctccacTCCCTCCGCGCCCACCCTCCCACCATGCGGGGCCGCGGCCCATGGTGAGCCCCAGCAGCCAGCACCATCGGCTGGagacgaagaagaagaagaagaggaggcgGCGAGCGCGGGGGAAGgcgaaaaagaaaaagaaagaaggggagagggCTCCCGGCAGCACCAGGACCGACGCGCGCACCAGCTCCGGAGCCCAGCTCGCGCGCGTCTGTGGGGCCGCCTGACTCCGGGgccgaggcggcggcggcggcagcgggcGCGGCGGCCCGGGCTGCGCGCCGGCGCGGGACCATGGAGCGCGGGATGCACCTCGGTGCAGCGGCCGCCGGCGAGGACGACCTCTTCCTGCACAAGAGCCTGAGCGCCTCCACCTCCAAGCGCTTGGAAGCGGCTTTCCGCTCCACGCCCCCGGGCATGGACCTGTCCCTGGCGCCGCCGCCTCGGGAACGCCCGGCGTCCTCCTCCTCGTCGCCCCTGGGCTGCTTCGAGCCGGCTGACCCCGAGGGGGCAGGGCTGCTGTTGCCGCCGCctggaggaggcggcggcggcagcgcgggaagtggcggcggcggcggcggcggggtgGGTGTCCCCGGGCTGCTAGTAGGTTCAGCCGGCGTTGGGGGCGACCCTAGCCTAAGCAGCCTGCCGGCCGGGGCCGCCCTTTGCCTCAAGTACGGCGAAAGCGCGAGCCGGGGCTCGGTGGCCGAGAGCAGCGGCGGCGAGCAGAGCCCCGACGACGACAGCGACGGTCGCTGCGAGCTCGTGCTGCGGGCCGGAGTAGCCGACCCGCGGGCCTCCCCGGGAGCGGGAGGTGGTGGCGCGAAGGCAGCCGAGGGCTGCTCCAATGCCCACCTCCACGGCGGCGCCAGCGTCCCCCCGGGGGGcctgggcggcggcggcggcgggggtaGCAGCAGCGGTAGCAGTGGCGGCGGTGGCGGTAGCGGTAGCGgcagcggcggcagcagcagcagcagcagcagcagcagcaagaaatCCAAAGAGCAAAAGGCGCTGCGGCTTAACATCAATGCCCGAGAGCGCCGGCGGATGCACGACCTGAACGACGCGCTGGACGAGCTGCGCGCGGTGATCCCCTACGCGCACAGCCCCTCGGTGCGAAAGCTCTCCAAGATCGCCACGCTGCTGCTCGCCAAGAACTACATCCTCATGCAGGCGCAGGCCCTGGAGGAGATGCGGCGCCTAGTCGCCTACCTCAACCAGGGCCAGGCCATCTCGGCTGCCTCCCTGCCCAGCTCGGCGGCTGCAGCGGCAGCAGCTGCTGCCCTGCACCCGGCGCTCGGCGCCTACGAGCAGGCAGCCGGCTACCCGTTCAGCGCCGGACTGCCCCCGGCTGCCTCCTGCCCGGAGAAGTGCGCCCTGTTTAACAGCgtctcctccagcctctgcaaaCAGTGCACGGAGAAGCCTTAAACACACCCCCGAAAAACACAAGACCGACCCAAAATCTAGAGGAAAGCGAAaagctgctccccaccccctttATTTTGGTCCTCTCGTAGTTGTGAAACACTTGCAGAGCAAACAAAGCAGAGGCAAGAACTGAGGAGAAGTATCAGAGACAAACGGGACTTTTAGCCTTGACATCCCCAGAATCTCGGtctttggggtggggagggagggaggagggaggtggagtTGGGATGGAGTatggatgtcttttttttctcagaaaagtgGCAACTTTGGTGGCAGCCTAGACCGCGAGGAAGTGGAATCTTCCTTAAAGGTGAAACATAAGTTGAGAAGTAGTGCTTGGTTATTAAGCCTGGAGAGTGTTTGAATGGCAAAATACTAATCCTACTAATAATTGTGGATTTGGCTAGTGCTgagggggagaggaggggttAGGGGTTGGGTAGCATGAGAGATGGAATATTCATTCAGACAAATCAGAAAGGgcacttgaaaataaattttgattctGAGCCAGGAGAAAAACTTGAAATGTTGACTTAAGTGAGGGGGAAATAaaacccagagagagagagagagcgagagagagagacatgttACTATGAAAgacttgtattttttattgtctctGAACTTTAATCCTGTGAAAATGCTCAAAGTTTTGGCGAGAGTGATATAAAAAAACTGACTGTGGCTGAAagaattgcatttaaaaatatttatgtgcaCCTTGTTACTTTCTACTCTGCAATGATGTATTAACAATTCATGgtatttatttgttattcttCAATGACCCTTCCACATCAACAGTATTTATCATGTGTTAAAGTCATGGGTCTTATGTGCAGATTTTTTTAATGCCTCTAAAATTGTTTTATAGATTACTTATGCTGTGTGCCAAGTGTTTAAAGGTTTATTTGCCAACAAGTATGAAGAGAAATATTGATGTATCTGAGCTGCTTAGGTTTATGAAAGGTCACCTGGATATTTTCAGTTGCATCATCCCTGTATTTAAATTGAGCTTTAATAAATTGCTTCAGTCCAAAAATTACAGGAAAGGTGTATTCTTAATTGATGAATGAATTGATCTCTTTTTTGAAAGGGGACTCCTTTacattccaaaagggaaaaacatCACAGCAATAGTTGCTATACGTAAGAACATGCtaagcaaatatttttccaggctgtgctgtgcatttttaaaaggtctaatttaattgcttttaatatatatgtacatatatgttattttaacTGTGGAGAATTATTTAAGTTAAAAGACTGGTTTGATTTGCCTATGGTGTGAAatcctttgttatttttctaaaaaaataaaatttaaaaagaaagaaaactaaggaaGAACAAGAAGCTATTTACCCAAAGTGAGCTTTCAGTTTTAGTTTTGCATGGCTGTTTGACTGCCTTTCCGCCCTATGAAAATcaagaaaatcttttttaaaaatggagtccTGCTATTTTCCACTCCTTGCAGATAATACAAATTCAGTTTGTCAGGTTGGATGGTGAGTTGGGAGCTGTGATGGATCTGTTGGCGGGTTTTGGATGTGTAAAGaatgatatatatattaaataggtCAATCAGACTATGACAGCTATGTACGACCATTTGTATGTGTATCTATGTCAGAAAgaatctttattaaaatattttgatcaaaCATTTTATTATGCTGTGCTTTGTGGAAGAAGCAATCACCTCTCTTCTGTGTTACTCTTTGCTTGAAAggtaacaaaaaagaaaggagtttCAGAGAAGGTGGAACTAAAGTTTTTGCAGGGATGCACAATTAGAAGTAGCCCTAATTTACTTGTTTACTTGTTACAAGGAGGAGAGATGAATGGGGTCAGTGGTGAAACCCAGAAGAGATTCCAAGTTTCTGGCTACTGGCATGAACTTTGAAGGCCACATTCTCCCTGGAAATCTTTTTCCACTTGTATGGCACTGTTAACCATGCCAGGGCCCGTCAAAGAGGGTAAAGTTTCTTAAGAGTTTGTCATCAAAATTTCTACCTCCAAATGCGTGAagggcaaggaaaaaaaatggacttGGATTCTCTGAGCACTGATTTCACTGtgactttctacttttttgtgaTAAAAAGAATTAACTTGAATCATATAAGCATACACAATGCCCATAGAGATGATCAGAATTTTACTAGTGTTGCTTGATGATGAGATTTTTAGGTTCCGTGTTTGGATTTAGGCTTTGATTCTGTTAAAGAATGACTGTCGAGACTTGTATTTTGACCTTTATATTGCCCTCAAATATAGAAGGTGTGATTTTTTACTGTGGCACAGGTTGCAGAgatagtagtggtggtggtgcAGAAGTTAGATGTTTCCTCTGTACCCAGTAtgctaaatgcatttttttctatacagCCTCTGCTCATAAAGATATCCCTAAATGCCATCAAACTTAGTGGGGGGTGAGGAAGGATATTTTCTACTCCACTTGCCATCAAAAAAGATTAATCAGAACTTGTAACTTTTCAGAAAACATAACTGCAAAGGGCCTTGAAGCTGGAGCCCTCCCAGACTGGGAGTGAGggcagaaggagggaggagaccAGGGCAGCCCCCAGGCAGGAGCCGACCTGTCTCTCAGCATTTACCAGACAAAGCCTGGGTGCGTCTAATTATGATTATTAAAACAATTTCCATGACGATGTCTAATATTATGTTAATTTGAAAACAACTGTGTATGAAAACTGTCGACTATAATACCTAAATTCATTTAATGAAACACATCGTTAAGGCAATTAAACCTCCTGGATGTGATTAAGAAACATAATTACGACACTGTTCTGCGCCATAATTGGGTGTCTTTAATCAAGGGGTAAAGTGATCAGCAACACAGCCATTAGTTTGTATTGTTCTGGCCCTGCTGTCCATCATTCTGATTAGGAATTAGCCACAGCCACCAccagtcagatttttttttttccttttgcatattAACATTGTAGGGGACACATTTGCTGCAAGATTTAATGCTTAATATTTCTCATTATTAGAAGGCCTTCTTGAAATACTTCCTTTGCAACCTTTGTACTGTtcaactattattaaaaattgtaCAGAAGAACACATCTTGAactttagggaaaaaataaagaaatgagaatCCTCCTCTCTTTAACCACTCAGCTTTCAATCTTAGTCCTGAAGGAGACTtggatgggggtggggatagGAAGATATTGAGAATAAATTCAAATGTCACATGAATAGGCATAATTATTTAGTGTATTAGgcttattaacatttattttcattttgataattttagacAAATCAACCCTCTTTCCAAACCTAGGAATTGGCCAGCCTGTGGTTTTAGCAATTAACATGGGACATCTGAAAGAAACAGGAGAGGAGTTTTCTGTGGTTTAGTTAGGTGATCCTCCCTGCCCTAACTCCAACCTTTCTAAAGGGTTTTCAGCAGCAGCTTTAAGAAAAGGAAGCCAGTGATTGGAGGGACAACACTTTCCACTCCTGATAAAGCCCTAGAGCTACTTTCTTTCTGGGGTCTGAGCCCTGAGTTTTGGCCTAGTCTGAAGAGTTAGCCCACACACCATTGACCCCAGCTGTCTGTCCAGCATGGAGCGCACAGGTCGGAAATGGGGGACTGAGCACCAGGGGAATCAGTGTGGTCTTGCAAAAGTCTCCTTGGGTTAGAGCAGACAGCCTGGTTCCTAAGACTGCAGCATGTGCCAGAGTGCAAGGGTATCTTGGCCACCCCTGAGCTTGCTCTGGCATCCACCACGCCTTGGGGTGCTTCTCTCAGGCACACCCATCCCGCCAGTCCGATCTCTCTGCTGGTGTTCCTTACAGAGCTGAGAGTGGACAGATGAGGCCAAGCAAAAACTGAGTCCCACTGGCTTTTTATTCTCACTTAGGGTCCCGTCGCCAGCTTGACACTGGGGACCAACAGAAGGGTTAGCTTTGCGTGTACGACTGCAGGACCAGCAAATGATCATCTTCGATAGAGCTCTCTAGTTACCCGTGCTTCTCCCTCCCTatggtatgtgtttgtgtgtgtgtgtgtgcgtgtgtgtgcgtgtgtgtgcgcgcgcgcgcgcacccGCACGCAGTCTGCAATGCCCTCACCAGTCCCCGCAGCTGGGCAACCCCTCCAAGAC contains:
- the LOC124900252 gene encoding uncharacterized protein LOC124900252, coding for MRGCERQSRDGRAGATLRAAKALPAQLDPGSSQDLCLSPLGNKHLSASRGPSRPHLHDLLPPPSSPWPSKLLEQTFAQLHFTRAMKTHLPGVSLLGLIVASPKSRPRLPLLNCVGSRRLVSAGRRGDVSRSHSAPWPLELGKSVRSNLAPPRSWARIRAPDGTGKLEKWQRKSQHERFRLARAERVGNQATAKSSDSQMTA
- the BHLHE22 gene encoding class E basic helix-loop-helix protein 22, which encodes MERGMHLGAAAAGEDDLFLHKSLSASTSKRLEAAFRSTPPGMDLSLAPPPRERPASSSSSPLGCFEPADPEGAGLLLPPPGGGGGGSAGSGGGGGGGVGVPGLLVGSAGVGGDPSLSSLPAGAALCLKYGESASRGSVAESSGGEQSPDDDSDGRCELVLRAGVADPRASPGAGGGGAKAAEGCSNAHLHGGASVPPGGLGGGGGGGSSSGSSGGGGGSGSGSGGSSSSSSSSSKKSKEQKALRLNINARERRRMHDLNDALDELRAVIPYAHSPSVRKLSKIATLLLAKNYILMQAQALEEMRRLVAYLNQGQAISAASLPSSAAAAAAAAALHPALGAYEQAAGYPFSAGLPPAASCPEKCALFNSVSSSLCKQCTEKP